The Anaerobranca gottschalkii DSM 13577 genome segment GCCTTTTCTAAATTCTCCCGGTTATTAGAACATACTCCCCCTGTTAAACCAAACTCTGTATTATTAGCTATTTCTAATCCTTCAGCAAAGTTTTCAGCTTTAATAACTGCCAAAACAGGACCAAATATTTCTTCTTGAGCTATAACCGATTGGGGTGGAACATCAATTATTACTGTAGGTTGGATAAAATACCCTTTATCTCCCACCGGTTTTCCACCATAAACCAATTTTCCTTCTTTTTTTCCTATCTCAATGTATTTTAAGATATTGTTAAAGGCGTACTTATCAGATACTGGTCCCATAAAGTTGTTAAAATCTTCAGGAATTACAGATATAACTTCATATCTCCACATTTCATTTACTCTATATCTATTTACCCATGTCGGTAAATAAGCTGTTTTTTTAAAGTAGTTTCCCCTGTCTTTAGTTTTTTTGGTATGTTACATATACTACTATTCCATCTTCTGTATAACGATTATTTAAAAATTCATATCTCTGATTAAAAATAAAGTTTCCTAAAGAATATGCTATAACTGTTTTGTGTTCATCTTCCCTTTCAATAGTTTCTATAGGTTGAATCACATGGGGATGGCTTCCAAAAATAATATCTACATCAAAAGAGTTTAACCTTCCAGCCATTTCCTTCTGAAATTTATCATAACTCCGTTGATATTCACTATCCCAATGGACTACAAATACAATCATTACCTAAGGATTGTGTAATTTTAAAACATCTTGTGATAAATTTAGGTTTAATGATATCGATTTTGGTACCATTGATGGATTCCTAGGTATATTGATTTAGGCCAGTGTAACAACTACGGCTCTGCTGTGAAAATCGCTTTAGTATTGGCAGAAGCCTTTAACTGCTCAGTTAATGAACTAACATTAAGTATTGTTCTTTCTTGGTTTGAGCAAAAGGCTGTAGCAATTCTTTTAAGTCTCTTTAGTTTAGGTGTACAAAGTCCTAAACCACCAGAATTTATTTCTCCAGGAGTGCTAAAGGTTCTGCAAGAAACCTTTAACCTTAAATTAACGGGAGATCCTTAAGAAGATTTAAAAGCAATGTTAGGATAAGGACAAAGGGATTAAAAAGAAGGAATCCTTGAATACAAAAAGGATTCCTTAACAAAAATATATATGTCAAAATTATAATTCGAATAATAAACATAAAGACCTTTTATATAAATATTTCTTTTAATTAGGCATTTTTTATCCACATAAATTGGTAAGAATCTAACATTAAGTCTCCATCAATTTTCTTATCTGTTAATAAATCTATTCCTTTTATTGTACTTTTAACCTCTATCTTTTTGCAGTCAACATTTACAATAAAAGTCACTTTATCTCTTGTTTCTTTATTTTCACGCTCAAGGGCAAAAATCTTATCACCAAAATCTAAAATTCTCTGTTCAGCATAAGGGGAAAATGCACTATTTTTTTGACGGATATAAATTAAGTTTTTAAGTCCATTGAATATTCCTTTTCTCAAGCAATCACTATCTAATTCCTTAATCAATCTGTTAAATTCTAATTTTTCTCTATTTATTCTTCTTTTTATGCCTGATTGTTTGAAACCAATATAATCGTTTCTTGAACCTAAAAGAGAATGATAGTAAATAGCTGGAACTCCTATGAAAGATAAAATTATCGCATGAGCAGCTAACATTTTCTTTATTTGAATTTCGCTTTCTTTATCCTCTTCTAAGTTAATAAGTGCATCAAAATAGTTTATGTTAAGTTCATATACAGACTGATTACCATCATCATTTGTTTTATAAGATACTTGACCTCCATTTTTTATTACTTTATTTATTAATATTTGTTTCTCATCTTCTTCTAAAATTCCTTCTATTGGTCTAATACCTATTCCATCATGACTAGCTAGAAAATTTAAATATGTTGCAGTATCAGATATTTTACATATACTTTTGGCCCAATTGGTAAGTTTTTGAGAGTTATGCACAGTAAATGTATAAAGCACAAGAGGTGGTAATGCAAACTGATAAACCATATTGGCTTCATCATTACCATTACCAAAATAACTTATATTTTCATTATGCGGAACATTAGTTTCTGTAATAATCTGTATATTAGGTTTAAAATAATCTAATAACAATCTCCAAAGTTTTATTATTTCATGGGTTTGCGGGAGATGCATACATGTTGTTCCAGATTCCTTCCATAAG includes the following:
- a CDS encoding aldehyde dehydrogenase family protein, with the translated sequence MWRYEVISVIPEDFNNFMGPVSDKYAFNNILKYIEIGKKEGKLVYGGKPVGDKGYFIQPTVIIDVPPQSVIAQEEIFGPVLAVIKAENFAEGLEIANNTEFGLTGGVCSNNRENLEKA
- a CDS encoding CapA family protein, producing the protein MVFVVHWDSEYQRSYDKFQKEMAGRLNSFDVDIIFGSHPHVIQPIETIEREDEHKTVIAYSLGNFIFNQRYEFLNNRYTEDGIVVYVTYQKN
- a CDS encoding sugar phosphorylase; the encoded protein is MKRDELLKKIETKLKKIYGVDYRNNYIEDMKSLIKKWEKKEWAKSCPLTNKNVYLIVYGDSIYENNTKPLNTLHKFLKHYIGDVITDIHILPMFEYTSDDGFSVVDYTKIEERLGSWDDIKLLSKDYNLMFDFVANHISKKSSWFKGFLSEEEKYNNYFIIKKSDFDTSKVIRPRTSALFHEYVGRNGIKTVWTTFSEDQIDLNYKHFPVLLELTEVLLMYANRGASSIRLDAIGFLWKESGTTCMHLPQTHEIIKLWRLLLDYFKPNIQIITETNVPHNENISYFGNGNDEANMVYQFALPPLVLYTFTVHNSQKLTNWAKSICKISDTATYLNFLASHDGIGIRPIEGILEEDEKQILINKVIKNGGQVSYKTNDDGNQSVYELNINYFDALINLEEDKESEIQIKKMLAAHAIILSFIGVPAIYYHSLLGSRNDYIGFKQSGIKRRINREKLEFNRLIKELDSDCLRKGIFNGLKNLIYIRQKNSAFSPYAEQRILDFGDKIFALERENKETRDKVTFIVNVDCKKIEVKSTIKGIDLLTDKKIDGDLMLDSYQFMWIKNA